Proteins encoded in a region of the Zea mays cultivar B73 chromosome 2, Zm-B73-REFERENCE-NAM-5.0, whole genome shotgun sequence genome:
- the LOC118476333 gene encoding uncharacterized protein yields MVPTLDSLRAPCKLRAHACSYAARSSSSSSLNPLRSPMVPSPCSSLLLVPAAAAVWEMQLAAVQADAEVMLPSSSIATFLSLVLFCAAGSPALLPVPRRVRADLCSSMRRAQPFLLLARPALCPAMEIAPGSDPALGSLFSLPMAGLGILLASSWSDSLRPLHPPVPARDALCLLAMAVVRRARCSLVLAALLCRLLLCAPSWIAQPSPRRAGLCP; encoded by the coding sequence ATGGTCCCGACGCTGGATTCCCTGCGTGCTCCCTGCAAGCTCCGTGCGCACGCCTGCTCCTATGCCGCGCGTTCCTCCAGCTCCAGCTCGTTGAATCCCCTGCGCTCGCCCATGGTGCCCAGCCCCTGTTCCTCGCTTCTCCTTGTTCCTGCTGCGGCCGCCGTGTGGGAAATGCAGCTGGCGGCGGTGCAGGCTGACGCCGAGGTGATGCTGCCGAGCAGCTCCATCGCGACGTTCCTCTCCCTGGTGCTTTTCTGCGCCGCGGGCTCGCCGGCGCTCCTCCCTGTGCCCCGTCGTGTTCGCGCGGACCTCTGCTCCTCCATGCGTCGCGCCCAGCCGTTCCTCCTCCTTGCTCGCCCTGCTCTCTGTCCGGCCATGGAGATCGCTCCTGGCTCGGATCCGGCGCTCGGCTCCTTGTTCTCCCTTCCCATGGCCGGCTTGGGGATCTTGCTCGCGAGTTCCTGGTCGGATTCCCTGCGTCCTCTCCATCCCCCAGTTCCAGCTCGCGACGCTCTCTGTCTGCTTGCCATGGCCGTTGTGCGCCGCGCGCGCTGCTCCCTGGTGCTCGCTGCGCTCCTCTGCCGGCTTCTCCTGTGCGCGCCCTCTTGGATCGCTCAGCCCTCTCCCCGTCGCGCCGGGTTATGTCCCTGA
- the LOC103646721 gene encoding uncharacterized protein LOC103646721, giving the protein MVPSPCSSLLLVPAAAAVWKMQLAAVQADAEVMLPSSSIATLLSLVLFCAAPCSLAPQAHRRSSLCPHRVRADLCTSIRRAQPFLLLARPALCPAMEIAPGSDPALGSFFSLPMAGLGILLASSWSDSLRPLHPPVPARDALCLLAMAVVRRARCSLVLAALLCRLLMCAPSRIAQPSPRRAGLCP; this is encoded by the coding sequence ATGGTGCCCAGCCCCTGTTCCTCGCTTCTCCTTGTTCCTGCTGCGGCCGCCGTGTGGAAGATGCAGCTGGCGGCGGTGCAGGCTGACGCCGAGGTGATGCTGCCGAGCAGCTCCATCGCGACGCTCCTCTCCCTGGTGCTTTTCTGCGCCGCGCCCTGCTCTCTGGCGCCGCAGGCTCACCGGCGCTCTTCCCTGTGCCCCCACCGTGTTCGCGCGGACCTCTGCACCTCCATACGTCGCGCCCAGCCGTTCCTCCTCCTTGCTCGCCCTGCTCTCTGTCCGGCCATGGAGATCGCTCCTGGCTCGGATCCGGCGCTCGGCTCCTTCTTCTCCCTTCCCATGGCCGGCTTGGGGATCTTGCTCGCGAGTTCCTGGTCGGATTCCCTGCGTCCTCTCCATCCCCCAGTTCCAGCTCGCGACGCTCTCTGTCTGCTTGCCATGGCCGTTGTGCGCCGCGCGCGCTGCTCCCTGGTGCTCGCTGCGCTCCTCTGCCGGCTTCTCATGTGCGCGCCCTCTCGGATCGCTCAGCCCTCTCCCCGTCGCGCCGGGTTATGTCCCTGA